The Flavobacterium commune genome contains a region encoding:
- a CDS encoding endonuclease III domain-containing protein: MTKQERVTFVINTLKELYPTIPIPLDHKDPYTLLIAVLLSAQCTDVRVNQITPLLFAKADNPYDMIKMSVEEIKEIIRPCGLSPMKSKGIHGLSEILIEKHDGKVPQSFEALEALPAVGHKTASVVMSQAFGVPAFPVDTHIHRLMYRWNLTNGKSVVQTEKDAKRLFPEELWNDLHLQIIWYGREYSPARGWSLEKDIITRTIGRKTALDGYKK; encoded by the coding sequence ATGACCAAACAAGAACGGGTAACATTTGTTATAAATACGTTAAAAGAACTCTATCCTACCATCCCGATTCCGCTAGACCATAAAGATCCTTATACGCTGTTGATTGCTGTTTTGCTTTCGGCCCAATGTACGGATGTGAGAGTGAACCAAATCACGCCTTTACTGTTTGCTAAAGCTGATAATCCGTATGATATGATAAAAATGTCGGTGGAGGAAATTAAGGAAATTATTCGTCCTTGCGGCTTATCGCCAATGAAATCCAAAGGAATTCACGGCTTATCGGAAATTCTAATCGAAAAACACGATGGTAAGGTACCACAAAGTTTTGAAGCTTTGGAAGCATTGCCTGCTGTGGGACATAAAACGGCTAGTGTGGTCATGTCACAAGCCTTTGGAGTTCCTGCTTTTCCTGTAGATACGCATATTCACCGCTTAATGTATCGTTGGAATTTAACCAATGGAAAAAGTGTTGTTCAAACCGAAAAAGATGCCAAACGATTGTTTCCGGAGGAATTGTGGAACGATTTGCATCTGCAAATTATCTGGTATGGTCGCGAATATTCGCCGGCTCGTGGTTGGAGTTTGGAGAAAGATATTATTACGAGAACTATTGGTCGAAAAACCGCCTTAGACGGCTACAAAAAGTAA
- the bcp gene encoding thioredoxin-dependent thiol peroxidase translates to MTTLKKGDKAPDFFGVDQDGKAHQLEDYKGKKLVVFFYPKASTPGCTAEACDLRDNFQRFQANNYALLGVSADSAKAQAKFKDKYEFPFPLLADEEKEVIEAFGVWGPKKFMGREYDGIHRTTFVIDENGIIDEVIENVKTKEHAAQILK, encoded by the coding sequence ATGACAACATTAAAAAAAGGCGATAAAGCTCCCGATTTTTTTGGCGTAGACCAAGACGGAAAAGCACATCAATTAGAAGATTATAAAGGAAAAAAATTAGTTGTTTTCTTTTACCCAAAAGCAAGTACACCAGGTTGTACAGCCGAAGCCTGTGATTTAAGAGATAATTTCCAGCGTTTTCAGGCTAATAATTATGCCTTGTTAGGTGTTAGTGCCGATTCGGCAAAAGCGCAAGCCAAATTCAAAGATAAATACGAATTTCCATTTCCATTATTGGCCGACGAAGAAAAAGAAGTCATTGAGGCATTTGGCGTTTGGGGACCTAAAAAGTTCATGGGACGCGAATACGACGGCATTCACAGAACCACTTTTGTAATCGACGAAAACGGAATTATCGATGAGGTCATTGAAAATGTAAAAACCAAAGAGCACGCCGCTCAGATTTTGAAGTAA
- a CDS encoding RNA polymerase sigma factor, with the protein MANIQIPDALLVQDYVAGNEEALATLIKRHESKIYGFIYSKVSDRDVANDIFQDTFIKVIKTLKSNSYNEEGKFLPWVMRIAHNLIIDYFRKNKKMPLYRETEEFSVFSIMTDDTLTIENQLIANQVELDIQKLIEELPEDQKEVLVMRMYKDMSFKEISEITGVSINTSLGRMRYALMNLRKVIDKHQIILTN; encoded by the coding sequence ATAGCTAATATTCAAATTCCAGACGCCTTGTTGGTACAGGATTATGTGGCAGGTAACGAAGAGGCCTTAGCTACTTTGATCAAAAGACACGAATCTAAAATTTACGGTTTTATATATTCAAAAGTTTCCGATAGAGATGTTGCTAACGATATTTTTCAGGACACTTTTATAAAAGTTATTAAAACCCTTAAATCCAATTCCTATAACGAGGAAGGGAAATTTCTTCCTTGGGTGATGCGTATTGCTCATAATTTGATTATCGATTATTTTAGAAAAAACAAAAAAATGCCCTTGTATCGGGAAACCGAGGAGTTTTCGGTTTTCTCCATTATGACGGATGATACGCTAACTATCGAAAATCAGTTGATTGCCAATCAGGTAGAATTAGACATTCAAAAACTGATCGAAGAACTTCCGGAAGACCAAAAAGAAGTTTTGGTGATGCGTATGTACAAAGACATGAGTTTTAAAGAAATTTCGGAAATCACAGGAGTGAGTATCAATACTTCTTTAGGGAGAATGCGTTATGCACTAATGAATTTGAGAAAAGTAATTGATAAACATCAAATTATTTTAACCAATTAA